From the genome of Desulfurella sp.:
TTATTTTTGCATTACTTAAAATTTCACACAATCCTGTATTTAAAAAAACAGGTGAAGTGTATGTCCATATTTTTAGAGGTTTGCCTTTACTTGTAGAAATTTTTTATATTTACTTTGCGCTTCCAATGATATTACCATTACACAAATGGTTTCATCCTTATTTTACACCAATTGCAGGTATACTAGCACTTTCTTTAAACGAGGGAGCATACATTACAGAAATTATAAGGGCTGGTATTTTATCTATAGGAAAGGGTCAAACAGAAGCAGCCTACAGTATTGGTATGACAAAATATCAAACCATGAGATATATTATTCTGCCTCAAGCTTTTAAGCGTATGATTCCTCCTTTAGTTAATCAATTTATACAAACTATTAAAGATACTTCATTATTGTCTGTAATTTCTATATCAGAGCTAACAAGGCAGGGTCAAATTATTATATCTACCACATTTGCATCACTTCAAATCTGGACAGCAGTAGCTGTGATTTATCTAGCAATGATTTTTACATTAACTGGGATTTCTGGGTATTTAGAAAGGAGATTTAAAATTGATAAACGCTAAGAATGTTAAAAAAAGTTTTGGAAAAAATTTGGTACTAAAAGGTGTATCTTTATCAGTTAAGCCAAAAGAAGTTGTTGTTATAATGGGGGCATCTGGTTCCGGTAAAAGTACTTTTTTGAGATGTTTAAATGGATTGGAAAAAGTCGATAGCGGAGAAATTTATATTAACAATGTCGAGATTACACACAACAAAACTAACTTAAATTTAGTAAGAAGAGAAGTTGGTATGGTTTTTCAGCATTTTAACTTATTTGCTCATCTGTCTGTGCTTGATAATATTACAATTGGACCGGTTAAAGTACTTGGAAAGTCTAAAGAAGAAGCCGAAAATATAGCCATGAATTTGCTAAAAAAAGTTGGTTTAGAAGAAAAAGCTAATAATTACCCGGATGAGTTGTCTGGCGGTCAACAACAGCGTGTTGCAATTGCCAGGGCTTTGGCAATGAACCCCATTGTAATGTTGTTTGATGAACCTACAAGTGCTCTTGATCCAGAAATGGTAGGAGAAGTGCTTTCTGTTATGAGAAATTTAGCCAAAGAAGGCATGACAATGATTGTTGTAACTCACGAAATGGGATTTGCTCGTGAAGTTGGAGATCGAGTTGTTTTTATGGACGACGGTCAGATTGTGGAAGAAGGTTCACCACAGGAAATTTTTACAAACCCAAAACAAGAACGCACTAAAGCTTTTATTAGCAAAATTCTCTAGATGCAAAACACTAAAAAAGGTTATTTATACTTAACAATTTGTATTGCATCCTGGGCGCTTATACCAATTGCATCAAAAGAAATTTTAAGTAATCTGGATAATATTCAGATGCTTTTTTACTCAAGTGTAATATCTACATTTGTCCTTTTTTTATTTGTAATTTTTCAAAAAAAAATTAAGCTTTTATTTTCATATAAACTTGAAGATTATTTCTATATGGCTTTGATTGGATTTATTGGAATTTATTTTAATTATCTCATGCTTTATAAAGCTTTTAGTATTGCAGATGCTGCTGTAGTTTTTATACTAAACTACACATGGCCAGTATTTTTGTTTATTTTTTCAATATTTGTATTTAAAGAAAAATTAACAATAAGAAAAATTTTTGCTATTTTAATAAGTTTTTTTGGCATAACGGTTATTATAACAAAAGGAAATATAGCTAAAATTAACTTTGGAAATATTGAAGGGGATTTTTTTGCAATACTTGCAGCTTTAAGCGCTGCAACATATTCTATTATTGGTAAGAAAAAAAATTTCGAGAAAACCACAAGTGTCTTTTTTTATTTTTTATTTGTTTTATTTTTTATCACACCAACATTATTTATACTATCTTCTTTTAAAATTCCTGACATAAAGAGCTTATTTTGGTTATTTATAAATGGTACATTTATAAATGGTATTAGTTTTATATTTTGGTTTAAAGCTCTTGAGAATTTAAAAACACATATTATATCAAATGCTATATATTTGACACCATTTTTATCTTTGATTTATTTAAATATCTTTTTGGGTCAAAAGATATTTATTTCATCAGTGATAGGGTTGATGTTTATTGCAAGCTCAATTATAATCGTTTCTATAAAACCACATGCTCTTGATTAATTTGCAAAAGTGATTATAATTTGAAAATAAAAAGGAGGTAGGGATGCCAAACAGTATTTTAAGAACACAAGAACAAGCAATAAGCGCGTCAAGCTTTATAAGTAAAGTCTACTTATGGATGTTTTTCGGTCTTGGCTTAACATTTTTGGTATCTTATGCAGTTTCTATTAATAAGCAAATTACGATGGCTATTGCAGCAAACCCTATATTATTTTGGGTATTAGTAATTGGGGAGCTGGGTTTAGTTTTTACAATTAGTGCTGGAATAAATAAACTCAATGCTCAGGTGGCAGCTTTTTTATTTATTCTATATAGTTTACTAAACGGTGTTACTTTGTCTTTTATTTTTTTAGCATATACGCAAACCGTGATTGCTTCAGCTTTTGGAACAAGCGCTTTAATGTTTTTAATAATGAGTTTATTTGGTTTAACTACTAAGAAAGATTTAACTGGTTTTGGGCATTTTTTGTTTATGGGTTTGATTGGTGTTATTATTGCAAGTGTCGTTAATATATTCTTAAAAAGTCCAATGATGTACTTTGTTATAAGTGTAATCGGTGTAATTGTGTTTGCGGGTCTTGCAGCCTACGATAATCAAAAATTAAAACAAATGAGTTATTCTA
Proteins encoded in this window:
- a CDS encoding amino acid ABC transporter permease, which codes for MGSFFNVIWQNLPQLLYGAKLTLFFSVVVIIVATILGLIFALLKISHNPVFKKTGEVYVHIFRGLPLLVEIFYIYFALPMILPLHKWFHPYFTPIAGILALSLNEGAYITEIIRAGILSIGKGQTEAAYSIGMTKYQTMRYIILPQAFKRMIPPLVNQFIQTIKDTSLLSVISISELTRQGQIIISTTFASLQIWTAVAVIYLAMIFTLTGISGYLERRFKIDKR
- a CDS encoding amino acid ABC transporter ATP-binding protein produces the protein MINAKNVKKSFGKNLVLKGVSLSVKPKEVVVIMGASGSGKSTFLRCLNGLEKVDSGEIYINNVEITHNKTNLNLVRREVGMVFQHFNLFAHLSVLDNITIGPVKVLGKSKEEAENIAMNLLKKVGLEEKANNYPDELSGGQQQRVAIARALAMNPIVMLFDEPTSALDPEMVGEVLSVMRNLAKEGMTMIVVTHEMGFAREVGDRVVFMDDGQIVEEGSPQEIFTNPKQERTKAFISKIL
- a CDS encoding DMT family transporter codes for the protein MQNTKKGYLYLTICIASWALIPIASKEILSNLDNIQMLFYSSVISTFVLFLFVIFQKKIKLLFSYKLEDYFYMALIGFIGIYFNYLMLYKAFSIADAAVVFILNYTWPVFLFIFSIFVFKEKLTIRKIFAILISFFGITVIITKGNIAKINFGNIEGDFFAILAALSAATYSIIGKKKNFEKTTSVFFYFLFVLFFITPTLFILSSFKIPDIKSLFWLFINGTFINGISFIFWFKALENLKTHIISNAIYLTPFLSLIYLNIFLGQKIFISSVIGLMFIASSIIIVSIKPHALD
- a CDS encoding Bax inhibitor-1/YccA family protein, which gives rise to MPNSILRTQEQAISASSFISKVYLWMFFGLGLTFLVSYAVSINKQITMAIAANPILFWVLVIGELGLVFTISAGINKLNAQVAAFLFILYSLLNGVTLSFIFLAYTQTVIASAFGTSALMFLIMSLFGLTTKKDLTGFGHFLFMGLIGVIIASVVNIFLKSPMMYFVISVIGVIVFAGLAAYDNQKLKQMSYSIDVEDSSGVLKGSVIGALALYLDFINLFLMLLNLFGMGKRE